A genomic segment from Candidatus Binatia bacterium encodes:
- a CDS encoding PIN domain-containing protein — translation MVLATDTHALIHHVTRQSRKLGRRARVIFDRVERGVDVLLIPFAVLEEIMLLSEAGKVRLPIPFRELLISLMQADNFDLGVNDAQLLLEAAALTGIRDPYDRLIVAQARVAGLPLITGDEEIHDSRLVRTVWD, via the coding sequence ATGGTCCTTGCAACCGATACCCATGCTCTCATCCACCACGTCACGAGACAGAGCAGAAAGTTAGGTCGTAGGGCGAGGGTGATCTTCGACCGCGTAGAGCGGGGCGTTGATGTGCTTCTGATACCATTTGCCGTTTTAGAAGAAATAATGCTTTTGTCCGAGGCCGGAAAGGTTCGGCTTCCCATACCCTTCAGAGAGCTACTTATTTCGTTGATGCAGGCCGACAACTTCGACTTAGGAGTCAACGACGCTCAGCTTCTCCTGGAAGCCGCCGCCTTAACCGGTATCAGAGATCCTTACGACCGGCTGATCGTCGCGCAAGCGAGAGTGGCCGGGCTGCCTCTAATTACCGGCGATGAGGAAATTCACGATAGCCGCCTCGTTCGAACCGTTTGGGATTGA
- a CDS encoding extracellular solute-binding protein, with protein MILIAAVILVQLSPLLPLGAQESRPSKLVEAARKEGKLVWYTSTSIEDAKSLVDAFNKKYPFVRTEFFRAGSAGLLNRIVNEARIGKLFFDVVAIRGLETHQLIQGGLLQPYFSPESKAYPAGFKHPKGLWVDYFDAYQVIGYHTRLVPKDQVPKSYDDLLHPRWKGKIGMDEDLYSWYGALVQKWGKERAHRFMKGLARQEIQFRSGQTLVAQLLAAGEFTVAMVLAHRIEKMKERGAPVEWVTTLDPIAASLHPIGLAARAPNPNTGKLFIDFVLSKEGQKLVLDIGRTPARSGIDPKMDAKNLKLYPVPPESGENYSQYLKEFREIFGR; from the coding sequence TTGATCCTCATCGCGGCGGTGATTCTCGTTCAACTTTCACCCTTGTTGCCGCTTGGCGCGCAGGAGAGTCGCCCGAGCAAACTCGTCGAGGCAGCCCGCAAAGAGGGGAAACTGGTCTGGTATACCTCGACGAGCATCGAGGACGCCAAGAGTCTGGTCGATGCCTTCAATAAAAAATATCCCTTCGTGCGCACGGAATTTTTTCGAGCCGGTTCCGCCGGGCTATTGAACCGCATCGTCAACGAAGCCCGCATTGGAAAATTATTTTTCGACGTCGTCGCGATCAGGGGGCTGGAGACGCATCAGTTAATCCAGGGAGGTTTACTGCAGCCCTATTTCTCGCCGGAGAGCAAAGCCTATCCGGCAGGCTTTAAGCATCCCAAGGGGCTGTGGGTCGATTACTTTGATGCTTATCAGGTAATCGGCTACCATACGCGACTCGTGCCTAAGGACCAGGTCCCCAAGAGCTACGATGATCTGCTTCACCCGAGGTGGAAGGGCAAGATTGGAATGGACGAGGACTTGTACTCATGGTACGGGGCGCTGGTTCAAAAGTGGGGTAAGGAAAGAGCCCATAGATTCATGAAGGGATTGGCCCGACAGGAGATTCAATTTCGTAGCGGCCAAACACTGGTGGCTCAGCTTTTGGCAGCGGGCGAGTTTACCGTAGCCATGGTCCTTGCCCATAGGATCGAAAAGATGAAGGAACGAGGAGCCCCGGTCGAGTGGGTAACTACATTGGACCCTATTGCCGCATCGCTCCATCCGATTGGGCTTGCCGCTAGGGCACCTAATCCAAACACAGGGAAGCTGTTCATCGATTTCGTACTTTCGAAAGAAGGCCAGAAGTTGGTTTTGGATATCGGTCGGACGCCGGCACGCTCCGGCATCGACCCCAAGATGGATGCAAAGAACTTGAAGCTTTACCCCGTTCCTCCAGAATCCGGCGAAAACTACTCGCAGTATCTAAAAGAGTTTCGAGAAATATTCGGTCGATAA
- a CDS encoding ATP-dependent helicase C-terminal domain-containing protein has protein sequence MAKVTEVQRSGNWRRPETNSKIRTKGSVRCIRIHAPAPSNRPVQVTENLPPFWRETYPKLKQQLKRRYSKHDWG, from the coding sequence GTGGCAAAGGTTACTGAGGTTCAAAGAAGCGGGAATTGGAGACGACCTGAGACTAACTCGAAGATCCGAACCAAGGGAAGCGTCCGCTGCATTCGCATTCACGCACCCGCGCCGAGCAACCGGCCGGTGCAGGTGACCGAGAACCTGCCGCCCTTCTGGCGCGAAACCTATCCGAAACTCAAACAGCAGCTTAAGCGCAGGTATTCCAAGCACGACTGGGGCTGA
- a CDS encoding winged helix-turn-helix domain-containing protein, with amino-acid sequence MISIAAVEEVSYRQSRLCRLLGNPVAFTVVALLAENKDMSTSQIAQAIGRSVPRTSNILEALRLAEMVRYETEGRHARYRRKHPREVRRILDALCAFVKTTSVSHR; translated from the coding sequence GTGATAAGTATCGCTGCCGTGGAAGAGGTGAGTTATAGACAGTCGCGGCTGTGTCGTTTGCTCGGCAATCCCGTTGCCTTCACCGTGGTCGCGTTGCTGGCGGAAAACAAAGACATGAGCACGAGCCAGATCGCGCAAGCGATTGGCCGCAGTGTGCCGCGCACCAGCAATATTCTCGAAGCGTTGAGGCTCGCAGAGATGGTGCGCTACGAGACCGAAGGCCGCCACGCTCGCTACCGCCGCAAACATCCGCGTGAAGTCCGAAGAATTCTTGACGCGCTTTGCGCTTTCGTAAAGACCACTTCCGTGAGCCACCGTTGA
- a CDS encoding MFS transporter, with protein MGPLRYRDFRFLWIGWVLGATGSWVHQVATLWLILELTNSPFMLGLSGLFMSVPFLVTSLFGGALADRMDRRKLLLVTQGVAAILAFVPGVLSGLGIIQVWHLYALSFVSWTVGAFDGPARQALIPSLVPEKQLMGAIALTSVIRRSTALVGPMIGGGAITFFGVTGAFFLHALINVMVLATIFQMRTGEDAIDHRRAPMGRSIIEGLKTARSSRVIFGILCVEAVSTMTVTYQPLMPIFARDILKVGPSGLGLLYTSAGVGALIGSAILVKMGDVQNKGKIFLLTVLLQPSAVLLFGLSPWLILSMTMLAVSGVLEVIGGTVRNAMLQLSTENRMRGRIMGLNMMVHRGLGPLSGLPAGSAAALIGAPLAISGGAAFFIFYALFMFVRVPELHRYRIRARDGASAEGEGKMELA; from the coding sequence ATGGGACCTCTGCGTTATCGTGATTTTCGTTTTCTCTGGATCGGTTGGGTGCTGGGCGCCACCGGCTCCTGGGTGCATCAGGTCGCCACGTTGTGGCTCATTCTCGAATTGACCAATTCGCCCTTCATGTTGGGATTGAGCGGCCTTTTCATGTCCGTTCCTTTTCTCGTGACCTCGCTCTTCGGCGGCGCTCTGGCCGACCGGATGGATCGGCGGAAACTCCTCCTGGTGACTCAGGGCGTCGCCGCAATTCTCGCATTCGTACCCGGAGTGCTGTCCGGCCTGGGTATTATTCAAGTCTGGCATCTTTATGCGCTCAGCTTCGTGAGCTGGACCGTCGGGGCCTTCGACGGTCCCGCGCGTCAAGCGTTGATCCCGTCGCTGGTTCCCGAGAAGCAGCTCATGGGAGCGATCGCCTTGACCTCGGTGATCCGCCGAAGCACGGCGCTGGTAGGGCCGATGATCGGAGGGGGTGCGATAACGTTCTTCGGCGTCACCGGGGCCTTTTTTCTTCACGCTTTGATCAATGTCATGGTCCTAGCGACGATCTTTCAAATGCGAACAGGCGAAGACGCCATCGACCACCGCCGCGCGCCCATGGGTCGGTCCATCATCGAAGGCTTAAAGACCGCGCGCAGCAGCCGTGTGATTTTCGGCATTCTCTGCGTCGAAGCCGTCAGTACCATGACCGTGACTTACCAGCCGCTCATGCCGATTTTTGCCCGGGACATTCTTAAAGTCGGACCTTCTGGGTTGGGGCTTCTCTACACGTCCGCCGGAGTCGGCGCGTTGATCGGCTCCGCGATCCTGGTCAAGATGGGCGACGTTCAAAACAAAGGAAAAATATTTCTGCTGACGGTTCTTCTTCAACCTTCGGCGGTGTTGCTGTTCGGCCTTTCTCCCTGGCTTATCTTATCGATGACGATGCTCGCAGTCTCCGGAGTTTTGGAAGTGATCGGCGGGACGGTGCGCAATGCCATGCTACAGCTCTCCACCGAGAATCGGATGCGCGGCAGAATCATGGGATTGAATATGATGGTGCACCGCGGGCTCGGCCCGTTGAGCGGCCTTCCCGCGGGCTCGGCGGCGGCTCTGATCGGCGCCCCGCTGGCGATTTCGGGAGGCGCGGCCTTTTTTATCTTTTATGCCCTGTTCATGTTTGTGCGAGTTCCGGAGCTTCACCGTTATCGCATTCGGGCGCGCGACGGAGCGTCGGCCGAAGGCGAGGGCAAAATGGAGCTTGCTTAA